The genomic stretch AACTGATGAAAAATTCGATGTTTACGAATCTACTTTACCTGGGAGCAACGTAAAAACGTTTTTCGTAGCAAATGAATATTACTTCTCCGCCGATGAAGTATATGCTGGTCCTGATCTCGGGGAGCAATCCATATTCTTTTCTGCTGCTACGCTGGATTTGTTGAAACACTTGGATCTCAAACCTGACATAGTTCATGTAAACGACTGGCAAACTGCACTCATTCCTGTATATTTGAAAACTCTTTACAGAGATGATCCCTTTTTCTCGAAGACAGCTTCTGTCTTTACTATCCATAATCTTGGATATCAAGGTGTTTTCGACCCAAGATATCTCTCTTTTGCAGGACTACCTGATTACGTTTTCACCATTGATGGACTTGAGTTCTACGGTCAGATCAATTTCTTGAAGGGCGGAATTGTTTTCAGTGATGTGATAAACACTGTGAGTCCCACATACGCCAAAGAAATTCAAACTGAAGAGTACGGAGAAAAATTGGATGGTGTTCTCAGAATGCGAGCTAAAGATCTTTATGGAATCCTAAACGGTATAGATTACGAACTATACAATCCCGCTACGGACAAGAGAATATACGTGAATTACGACGTCAATCGTATTGAGCTCAAATGGGAAAACAAAGTAAAACTCCAGGAGGAATTGGGGCTTCCAGTAAGAAAAGAGATCGCACTTTTGGGATTGATAAGCAGGTTGGTTCCACAGAAAGGTTTAGATCTCCTGATAGATATAATGGACTATCTCACCCTTTTTGACCTGCAGATCGTGATTCTTGGCACAGGGGATGATCTCTACGAGAACGCATTGAGAAAGTTCCAAGAGAAGTATCCTGAACGAGTCTCAACGAACATAAAATTCGATGTTGATTTGGCGCAGAAGATATATGCTGGTGCAGATATTTTTCTTATGCCGAGTAGATACGAACCGTGCGGTTTGGGCCAGATGTTCAGTATGAGATATGGTACGGTTCCTGTGGTCAGGTACACAGGGGGGCTTGCAGACACCGTAAAAGAATACGATCCACAAACCTTGGAGGGAACAGGATTTGGTTTTAAAAACTACGATTCAGCTCATTTTCTGGAAGCCGTTTCCAAAGCACTTCATTTCTACTATAGGGAAAAAGACCATTGG from Thermotoga sp. KOL6 encodes the following:
- a CDS encoding glycogen synthase, encoding MKVAFVSYEVFPFAKVGGLADVAGTLPKYLEKQGIEVFVIMPKHKLVEKNAEKFGYKLEKVVSEIAVSHVKTDEKFDVYESTLPGSNVKTFFVANEYYFSADEVYAGPDLGEQSIFFSAATLDLLKHLDLKPDIVHVNDWQTALIPVYLKTLYRDDPFFSKTASVFTIHNLGYQGVFDPRYLSFAGLPDYVFTIDGLEFYGQINFLKGGIVFSDVINTVSPTYAKEIQTEEYGEKLDGVLRMRAKDLYGILNGIDYELYNPATDKRIYVNYDVNRIELKWENKVKLQEELGLPVRKEIALLGLISRLVPQKGLDLLIDIMDYLTLFDLQIVILGTGDDLYENALRKFQEKYPERVSTNIKFDVDLAQKIYAGADIFLMPSRYEPCGLGQMFSMRYGTVPVVRYTGGLADTVKEYDPQTLEGTGFGFKNYDSAHFLEAVSKALHFYYREKDHWKRIMVNAMNADFSWDRSAKEYVELYKKALAKVGR